A portion of the Leptospira barantonii genome contains these proteins:
- a CDS encoding zinc ribbon domain-containing protein encodes MDLLLIPFYIVLLGIVVSPFLYVRFAINAKASETESEKQELINRREVILENLRDIKIEFDTGKLTETEFQNISSGIVKDLEDFDEKIRVIAQNIPKPIQVSSPSSGEILTKYCHECGFKIEIYGAKFCPSCGTKLIV; translated from the coding sequence ATGGATCTTTTACTCATTCCGTTTTATATCGTTCTTTTAGGAATCGTAGTCTCCCCGTTTTTATACGTTCGATTTGCGATCAACGCAAAGGCTTCCGAAACGGAATCCGAAAAACAAGAACTCATCAATCGACGCGAAGTCATCCTCGAAAATTTGCGAGACATTAAAATCGAATTCGACACGGGCAAACTCACCGAAACCGAATTTCAAAACATCTCTTCCGGAATCGTAAAGGATCTGGAGGATTTCGACGAGAAGATCCGAGTGATCGCGCAGAACATTCCAAAACCGATTCAGGTTTCTTCTCCGAGTTCCGGAGAAATTCTCACCAAATACTGTCACGAATGCGGTTTTAAAATCGAAATCTACGGAGCAAAATTTTGTCCTTCGTGCGGAACCAAACTGATCGTATAA
- a CDS encoding cytochrome c-type biogenesis protein, with protein sequence MKKEYSKILIIFAIWSAALPVLKLSDVSADSTFTNLTEPDQIRTFHEVTSRIRCICIPSITIKSCSFNNCTVSAKLKLFIENRIQKGESADVIVNKMVNGFGEEALTDPVIQKFVEAGNTGMANSVVFGFGENILATPDSTWINLSLVLAGLLGILFIYLFIKRKNPNAAKTESGKNVKQGEDSFQRYLSEIQEKQK encoded by the coding sequence ATGAAAAAAGAATATTCTAAAATTCTAATCATATTCGCGATCTGGTCTGCGGCTCTTCCCGTGCTCAAACTTTCCGACGTTTCCGCTGATTCTACGTTCACCAATCTTACCGAACCGGATCAGATCCGAACCTTTCACGAGGTCACTTCCAGAATCCGTTGTATTTGTATTCCATCGATTACGATCAAAAGTTGTTCGTTTAACAATTGTACGGTTTCCGCAAAACTGAAACTGTTTATCGAAAACAGAATTCAAAAGGGTGAAAGTGCGGACGTAATCGTAAACAAGATGGTCAACGGTTTCGGAGAAGAAGCCCTAACAGATCCTGTGATTCAAAAATTCGTGGAAGCCGGTAATACCGGAATGGCGAACTCAGTCGTTTTCGGTTTTGGAGAGAATATTCTTGCGACCCCGGATTCCACTTGGATCAATCTAAGTCTTGTGCTCGCCGGGTTACTCGGAATTCTTTTTATCTACTTATTCATCAAACGTAAAAATCCGAACGCGGCAAAAACCGAGTCCGGCAAAAACGTAAAACAAGGCGAAGATTCTTTTCAGAGATATCTTTCCGAAATACAGGAAAAACAGAAGTAA
- a CDS encoding heme lyase CcmF/NrfE family subunit, with protein MNDFGALCIITSFAVLLFSIVQTSYGIWKDDKQAVELGRYTLMANTAVILLAFIVLLVQLFRTDLSNYYVVMHSNEHLPLFYRLTGIWSGSSGSLLFWNLLLSLFTFIVLWQTRELVQDRIPVMNLTLAAIAAFFSYLAVFYPDAQPFREFQPAAVAGRGLNPLLQHWAMVIHPPILYIGYVSFAIPFAIAASALITGHLSENWFRFVRRWTIFSWFFLGTGILLGSKWAYEELGWGGYWAWDPVENASLMPWLLSTAFLHSMIIQERRGMLKFWNMLLIILAFHFCLLGTWITRSGVLEGPHSFSKSTIGTPFIIYIGVSFFFFLGFLIFRRDALKPERNLEAMTSKEGSFLFNNFLLVIATLAILLGVFSPLLYGREFKAPWFNSWGVPSGILLILLMGSAPLLAWRKGADKIFFSTLFKPLLVGIVGAGAYILFYTQNFTISDYSLGDVLGEVYSVVAVGLGIFTIAGIAQEYHRGIVARKASYPSENYFFAGFRMLLKNKRRYGGYLVHLAMVILFIGFAGNAFKQNTSIKFFYFLNAPEKNEIVYSSQDTGVLGNYQISANTLKIKPLVNGDAKNGLNIQNVIVSHEATFLVKRHLKEFSTMVTERRFYPQISHLSGDFETHIPTSEPAITSTPKEDLYIQLGAIEHSDLSDENPDLPLLFMNYLFTNENQPVRKLENFNRFPRQIVANLEVWVNPLVKFIWAGSLLFFFSGLLILLPIGESRS; from the coding sequence ATGAATGATTTCGGCGCACTCTGCATCATAACCTCTTTCGCGGTTCTTCTTTTTTCCATCGTTCAAACCTCTTACGGAATTTGGAAAGACGACAAACAAGCCGTCGAACTCGGAAGATATACCTTGATGGCGAACACCGCCGTCATTCTTCTCGCGTTTATAGTTCTGCTCGTTCAACTTTTCAGAACCGATCTTTCCAACTATTACGTCGTGATGCATTCGAACGAACACCTTCCGTTGTTCTACAGACTTACTGGAATCTGGTCGGGTTCCTCCGGTTCTCTTCTTTTTTGGAATCTTCTTCTATCCCTTTTTACGTTTATCGTTTTGTGGCAAACCAGAGAACTCGTTCAGGATAGAATTCCAGTCATGAACCTCACGTTAGCCGCAATCGCGGCTTTCTTTTCGTATCTCGCGGTTTTTTATCCGGACGCACAACCTTTCCGGGAATTTCAACCTGCCGCAGTCGCGGGAAGAGGACTCAATCCTCTTTTGCAACACTGGGCGATGGTCATCCATCCTCCGATTTTGTACATCGGCTACGTGAGTTTTGCGATTCCGTTTGCGATCGCGGCTTCGGCTTTGATCACCGGACATCTTTCCGAAAACTGGTTTCGTTTCGTACGAAGATGGACGATCTTCTCCTGGTTCTTTTTGGGAACGGGAATCCTTCTCGGTTCCAAATGGGCTTACGAAGAATTGGGTTGGGGCGGTTATTGGGCTTGGGATCCCGTTGAAAACGCATCTCTGATGCCTTGGCTTTTATCTACCGCGTTTCTTCATTCCATGATCATTCAGGAAAGAAGAGGAATGTTAAAGTTTTGGAATATGCTTTTGATCATTCTCGCGTTCCATTTTTGTTTATTGGGAACCTGGATCACTCGAAGCGGCGTTCTTGAAGGCCCTCATAGTTTTTCCAAATCCACGATCGGAACCCCTTTTATCATCTACATCGGAGTCAGTTTCTTTTTCTTTCTCGGATTTTTGATCTTCCGCAGGGACGCGCTCAAACCGGAGCGCAATCTCGAAGCGATGACTTCCAAGGAAGGAAGTTTTCTTTTTAACAACTTTCTTCTTGTGATCGCAACCCTTGCGATTCTTCTCGGAGTATTTTCTCCCCTTCTCTACGGAAGAGAATTTAAGGCTCCTTGGTTTAACTCTTGGGGTGTTCCGTCCGGAATTCTTCTAATCCTTCTGATGGGTTCGGCTCCTCTTCTCGCTTGGAGAAAGGGCGCGGATAAGATTTTCTTTTCCACTCTCTTCAAACCGTTGTTAGTCGGAATCGTAGGCGCGGGCGCTTATATTCTTTTTTATACGCAGAATTTTACGATCAGCGATTACAGTCTCGGAGACGTTTTAGGCGAAGTGTATTCGGTTGTCGCGGTGGGTCTCGGAATTTTTACGATCGCAGGAATCGCTCAGGAATATCACAGAGGAATCGTCGCCAGAAAGGCTTCGTATCCGAGTGAGAATTATTTCTTTGCCGGTTTTAGAATGCTTTTGAAAAACAAAAGAAGATACGGCGGTTATCTCGTTCACTTGGCGATGGTGATTCTTTTTATCGGCTTTGCCGGAAACGCTTTTAAACAAAACACATCCATTAAGTTTTTCTACTTCTTAAACGCTCCCGAAAAAAACGAGATCGTATATTCCAGCCAAGACACCGGGGTTCTCGGGAACTATCAGATCTCAGCGAACACGTTGAAGATAAAACCTCTCGTAAACGGGGACGCAAAGAACGGATTGAATATCCAAAACGTAATCGTATCGCACGAGGCTACGTTTTTGGTGAAACGCCATCTGAAAGAATTTTCCACGATGGTTACCGAAAGAAGATTTTATCCGCAGATATCGCACTTGAGCGGGGACTTTGAAACTCATATTCCCACGAGCGAACCCGCGATCACTTCCACTCCGAAAGAGGATCTTTACATTCAACTCGGAGCGATCGAACATTCCGATCTTTCGGATGAGAATCCGGATCTTCCTCTTTTGTTTATGAATTATCTTTTCACGAACGAGAATCAACCGGTCCGTAAACTCGAAAACTTCAATCGATTTCCGAGACAGATCGTGGCAAACCTGGAAGTTTGGGTAAACCCCCTCGTAAAATTCATCTGGGCGGGATCCTTGCTCTTTTTCTTTTCGGGTCTTTTGATTCTTCTTCCGATCGGAGAATCCAGATCATGA
- a CDS encoding cytochrome c maturation protein CcmE has translation MNIKFTVLAGIILVSLGSIAYFSSKETSYTLLDASELAASPAKYHDDLLRVRGFVKLGSVVREGKTAKFILEFNEKQIPVFFTGESLLPDAFKEGTRARVDGYMKDGVLVSDHVEAKCASKYEADYSEENK, from the coding sequence ATGAACATCAAATTTACGGTCCTCGCAGGGATCATCCTTGTATCCCTCGGCTCCATCGCATATTTCTCTTCCAAGGAAACATCATACACTCTTCTCGACGCTTCCGAACTCGCCGCTTCCCCCGCCAAATATCATGACGACCTTTTGAGAGTAAGAGGTTTTGTGAAATTAGGCTCCGTGGTTCGGGAAGGCAAAACCGCAAAGTTCATCTTAGAATTTAACGAAAAACAAATCCCGGTTTTTTTCACCGGAGAATCTCTGCTCCCCGACGCCTTTAAGGAAGGAACCAGAGCCCGAGTGGACGGTTATATGAAGGACGGGGTTCTCGTCTCCGATCACGTGGAGGCGAAATGCGCTTCCAAATACGAAGCCGACTATTCGGAAGAAAACAAGTAA
- a CDS encoding YdcF family protein has protein sequence MSTILFSISKLVTLVLFPLSLVLVILLFVGAKLRTWKEKFSVWIPVLFLWILSTSSVSQTLIRSLEIYYPPVSLEKVPKADVILVLGGMVSTLSIHDEPVELYNSAERLTETVRLYNARKAPRILFSGGSGNLFYQEVPESEPAGRFLKQMGIPDSSLILESKSRNTAENKRFAVELLKERGWSSVILVTSSFHMKRSVEIFQEKGITIIPFPTDFRTQKSVLTLDNFFPSTSCLENSTISIKEWIGILVHKIRNS, from the coding sequence ATGTCCACGATCTTATTTTCGATTTCCAAACTCGTTACACTCGTACTGTTTCCGTTGTCCTTGGTTCTTGTGATTCTTCTTTTTGTCGGAGCGAAACTCAGAACCTGGAAAGAAAAATTCTCGGTTTGGATTCCGGTTTTGTTTCTCTGGATCTTATCCACGAGTTCGGTTTCTCAAACTCTCATCCGATCCTTGGAAATTTATTATCCGCCCGTTTCCCTCGAAAAAGTTCCGAAGGCGGACGTCATACTCGTGTTAGGCGGAATGGTTTCCACCTTGAGCATTCACGACGAACCCGTTGAACTCTACAACAGCGCCGAAAGACTGACCGAAACGGTAAGACTTTACAACGCCAGAAAGGCCCCGAGAATTCTATTCTCCGGCGGTTCCGGAAATCTTTTTTATCAGGAAGTTCCCGAGTCTGAACCCGCGGGAAGATTTTTAAAGCAGATGGGCATACCGGATTCTTCCCTGATCCTGGAATCCAAAAGCAGAAACACGGCGGAGAATAAGAGATTTGCGGTCGAGTTGCTCAAAGAACGCGGTTGGTCCTCGGTGATTTTGGTCACTTCCTCCTTCCACATGAAACGATCCGTGGAGATCTTTCAGGAAAAGGGGATTACGATCATTCCGTTTCCCACGGATTTTAGAACTCAGAAATCGGTTCTGACCCTCGATAACTTTTTCCCTTCCACGTCGTGTCTGGAAAACTCCACGATATCGATCAAGGAATGGATCGGAATTCTCGTTCATAAGATCCGAAATTCCTGA
- a CDS encoding tautomerase family protein, whose amino-acid sequence MPYVNLQVAGPLTREQKEEIVKEFSETLHKVAGKPPAVTYIVIEEVAKENWAVGGKLLE is encoded by the coding sequence ATGCCTTACGTAAATTTACAAGTAGCCGGTCCTCTCACTCGCGAACAAAAAGAGGAAATCGTAAAAGAATTTTCCGAAACCTTACATAAGGTCGCAGGTAAACCTCCCGCAGTGACTTACATCGTAATCGAAGAAGTAGCCAAAGAAAACTGGGCGGTCGGCGGAAAACTGCTCGAATAA
- a CDS encoding TonB-dependent receptor codes for MKKQSFLYIRIFLFSIFISPFSLFALDVALTGVVKDKDGNPVSNARVLIQEFRKGTITDDKGEFVLDHVPPGKYTVIAIARGYQSETIGVQVNDKDQKIQLILSKSSLDESAINVTAKSTISDFLTSPQPITVLSGRQLDRQRGENAMSAINNTPGVSNLTTGAGTSKPIIRGLTGQRVLVMTDGIRQEEQQFGDDHTVELDAFNIQKIEIIRGPGSLLYGSDALGGVVNVIRDKAPLSGEGVPKMAGIFNSNSYSNNKQDAGNFAIYGNIDGFGYRASSNTRKAGRITTPNGTMRNTGMIEKNQSASIGLDGKWGNFYVDSFRREQTQDLLDNPNENPGATVFQKLLHEKSHFHSFFIFSAGNLEIDLSYQRNNRREIESKNKLLPIKDVLLDESVDVFDKSFQFYQVTSRAKNQGLNLFLDTATADAKFHHKPIFNFLKGTFGVSGLEQKNRTIGTEPLIPSYGIVNVAGYFLEELKLGSVTLSAGVRADKRSADIRNNALLGITEQTKNYYATTGSTGLVWRIDKFFSTLLNYGRGFRAPTPFELFSNGVHEGTGKFEIGKNTLKPEYSNNLDLSFRYASSKIQTEISVFQNHIQNFIYAASIAEIDVDSGLPKYRYKQGDAVLRGGEFSIQAEVTRKLVLSGGIDIVHSRNQNDTNPLPRTTPNRARAGLRWTEDSILGLKNFYFSVNGRFYDSQYRVDPKETPTKGYNLTDIGLGFELPNFGDGTSKPSVDFSVQNVFNISYVDHLSRYKDYALNPGVNAILKISFPFTMVQ; via the coding sequence TTGAAAAAGCAATCATTTTTATATATTAGAATATTCTTATTTTCGATTTTTATTTCACCGTTTTCTTTGTTCGCTTTGGATGTCGCATTAACGGGCGTCGTCAAGGACAAGGACGGAAATCCGGTTTCCAACGCGAGGGTTCTCATCCAGGAATTCCGAAAAGGTACAATCACGGACGACAAGGGAGAATTCGTTTTAGACCACGTTCCCCCCGGTAAATACACCGTGATTGCGATCGCAAGGGGTTATCAATCCGAAACCATTGGCGTTCAGGTTAACGACAAGGATCAAAAAATCCAACTGATTCTTTCCAAAAGTTCTTTGGACGAATCCGCGATCAACGTCACCGCAAAATCCACGATATCGGACTTTCTCACTTCTCCACAACCGATTACGGTTCTTTCGGGAAGACAACTCGATCGTCAAAGAGGCGAGAATGCGATGTCCGCGATCAACAACACGCCGGGTGTTTCAAACCTCACTACGGGAGCGGGAACTTCCAAACCGATCATCCGAGGTTTGACCGGGCAAAGGGTTCTTGTGATGACGGACGGAATCCGTCAAGAGGAACAACAGTTCGGAGACGATCACACGGTCGAATTAGACGCTTTTAATATTCAAAAAATTGAAATCATCCGAGGACCAGGGAGTCTTCTCTACGGTTCGGACGCGCTTGGCGGAGTGGTGAACGTGATTCGGGACAAGGCTCCCTTAAGCGGAGAAGGTGTCCCGAAAATGGCCGGGATCTTCAACTCAAACAGTTACTCCAACAATAAACAAGACGCGGGGAACTTTGCGATCTACGGAAACATAGACGGTTTCGGTTATCGTGCCAGTTCGAACACGAGAAAGGCCGGAAGAATCACAACTCCGAACGGAACGATGCGCAACACGGGTATGATCGAAAAAAATCAAAGCGCGTCGATCGGTTTGGACGGGAAATGGGGAAACTTTTACGTGGATTCGTTTCGAAGAGAACAAACCCAGGATCTTTTGGACAACCCGAACGAAAATCCGGGCGCAACCGTGTTTCAAAAATTGCTTCATGAAAAATCTCATTTCCATTCTTTCTTTATATTTTCCGCGGGAAACCTGGAGATCGATCTTTCGTATCAAAGAAACAATCGAAGAGAAATCGAATCCAAAAACAAACTTCTTCCGATCAAAGACGTTCTTTTGGACGAGAGTGTGGACGTTTTCGATAAGTCCTTTCAGTTTTATCAGGTCACTTCCAGAGCGAAGAATCAGGGCTTGAATCTTTTTCTGGATACGGCAACGGCGGACGCGAAGTTTCACCACAAACCTATATTCAATTTTTTGAAAGGAACCTTCGGAGTTTCCGGTTTGGAACAAAAAAACAGAACGATCGGAACCGAACCTCTGATTCCTTCTTACGGAATCGTAAACGTAGCGGGTTATTTTTTGGAGGAACTCAAACTAGGTTCGGTCACGTTGAGCGCGGGCGTTCGAGCGGACAAACGATCCGCGGATATACGCAACAACGCCTTGCTCGGAATCACGGAACAAACCAAAAATTATTATGCGACAACGGGTTCCACGGGTCTCGTTTGGAGAATCGATAAATTCTTTTCGACCCTGTTGAACTATGGACGGGGTTTTCGCGCGCCCACTCCTTTCGAACTTTTTTCAAACGGGGTCCACGAAGGAACGGGGAAATTCGAAATCGGCAAGAATACCTTAAAACCCGAATATTCAAATAATCTGGATTTATCCTTCCGATACGCCTCTTCGAAAATCCAGACCGAAATCAGCGTGTTCCAAAATCACATTCAAAATTTCATATATGCCGCGAGCATCGCCGAGATAGACGTCGATTCCGGTTTACCGAAATACAGATACAAACAAGGAGACGCGGTTTTGCGCGGGGGAGAATTTTCGATCCAAGCGGAAGTCACTCGTAAACTCGTTTTATCCGGCGGAATCGACATCGTTCATTCCAGAAATCAAAACGACACAAATCCTCTTCCACGAACGACTCCGAACCGAGCGCGGGCCGGTCTTCGATGGACGGAGGATTCCATTCTCGGGTTGAAAAATTTTTACTTTTCGGTCAACGGAAGATTCTACGATTCCCAATACAGGGTCGATCCGAAAGAAACACCCACGAAAGGTTACAATCTGACTGACATAGGTCTCGGTTTCGAACTTCCCAACTTCGGGGACGGCACATCCAAACCGAGCGTGGACTTCAGCGTTCAAAACGTATTCAACATTTCTTATGTGGATCATCTCAGCAGATACAAAGACTACGCTCTCAATCCCGGCGTAAACGCGATCTTAAAGATTTCGTTTCCGTTTACGATGGTTCAATAG
- a CDS encoding LIC10965 family protein produces the protein MITKVLKSGFLAILLTLFVSAGLHTHTERENRTFGEPAYSVDHDYQQAQSCPICQFQRGTHSFWNPDFQSSLSSPIFQREEFYTSEIFVLTFSFDPIRLGRAPPLHS, from the coding sequence ATGATCACAAAAGTTCTCAAATCCGGATTTCTGGCAATTCTGCTTACGCTCTTTGTAAGCGCGGGACTTCATACGCACACAGAAAGAGAGAATCGGACTTTCGGAGAACCAGCCTATTCCGTCGATCACGACTACCAACAAGCGCAGTCTTGTCCGATTTGCCAGTTTCAAAGAGGCACTCATTCTTTTTGGAATCCTGATTTTCAGTCTTCCCTATCCTCTCCCATTTTTCAAAGGGAAGAATTTTATACTTCCGAAATCTTCGTTCTTACGTTTAGCTTCGATCCGATCCGCCTCGGTAGGGCCCCTCCTCTTCACTCCTAA
- a CDS encoding DUF1272 domain-containing protein codes for MLELRPNCENCDKPLPPESVEAMICTFECTFCVSCYDQFLFGICPNCGGNFVPRPIRPVNNWNGDNYLGKYPASTKKKFRPINVEAHLEFVKKLSSIPPEKR; via the coding sequence ATGTTAGAACTAAGACCCAACTGCGAAAATTGCGATAAACCACTGCCTCCGGAATCCGTCGAAGCGATGATCTGCACGTTCGAATGTACGTTTTGTGTTTCTTGTTACGATCAATTTCTTTTCGGAATCTGCCCGAACTGCGGAGGAAATTTCGTTCCACGTCCGATTCGCCCTGTGAACAACTGGAACGGCGACAACTACTTGGGAAAATATCCGGCAAGTACGAAGAAAAAATTTCGACCTATCAATGTGGAAGCGCATCTCGAATTCGTTAAAAAACTTTCTTCAATACCGCCTGAAAAAAGATAA
- the rsx gene encoding LIMLP_03685 family anti-sigma factor: protein MKEHSKENLLHLFSDSQKSKELPEELKNDPEALREYFDLIRVKTLLGSLDPEDFPIPQKVHTISWQKKTGAFLLAAASLLIVFGTFLYYQTRGDSYKIVLNKKASQGICEQTQIGNEIQLQTQENSTCDLGLNGQGEFSIRAFPKTRFTAKSDSQTLRIEVQEGSILFSSVSKREGSIVEVNSPHIRSVLLGTSLLVSANPDKEKIVLIEGHIKVEILNSLNVSEKPIAVEPGFIAEATNTGEANDSSQTYRISINKMSPKEESALHSQLDSVKRIREGNSPKEYDKVDLDSIENIRNSESWSSRPYVQITTNDGKIKEGYLTEIGDFYSIYTIDSGLIRIPKSSIVEMSTLRQ from the coding sequence ATGAAAGAACATTCAAAAGAAAATCTACTTCACTTATTTTCGGATTCGCAAAAATCCAAAGAACTTCCGGAAGAATTGAAAAACGATCCGGAGGCTCTCAGAGAATATTTCGATTTAATCCGAGTCAAAACCCTTTTAGGTTCTTTAGATCCCGAAGATTTTCCGATTCCGCAAAAAGTTCATACGATTTCTTGGCAAAAGAAAACCGGAGCCTTTCTTTTGGCGGCGGCTTCTCTTTTAATCGTTTTCGGAACGTTCTTATATTATCAAACGAGAGGGGATTCTTACAAAATCGTCTTAAACAAAAAGGCGTCTCAAGGAATCTGCGAACAAACTCAAATCGGAAACGAGATTCAATTACAGACGCAGGAAAATTCAACCTGTGATCTCGGTTTAAACGGACAAGGAGAATTCTCCATACGTGCGTTTCCCAAAACGCGTTTCACTGCAAAATCCGATTCACAAACTCTGAGAATCGAAGTTCAGGAAGGTTCCATTCTTTTTTCTTCCGTATCAAAACGCGAAGGTTCCATCGTGGAAGTGAACAGTCCTCATATTCGTTCCGTTCTGCTCGGAACCTCCTTGTTGGTTTCCGCAAATCCGGATAAGGAAAAAATCGTTTTGATAGAAGGACACATCAAAGTAGAAATATTAAATTCTTTGAATGTTTCCGAAAAACCGATCGCGGTCGAACCCGGTTTTATAGCAGAAGCGACTAACACGGGCGAGGCGAACGATTCTTCCCAAACCTATCGGATATCCATCAACAAAATGTCCCCTAAGGAAGAATCCGCTCTACATTCCCAACTGGATTCCGTAAAAAGAATCCGCGAAGGAAATTCTCCGAAAGAATACGACAAGGTCGATTTGGATTCGATCGAGAATATTAGAAATTCCGAAAGTTGGTCTTCGAGACCCTATGTTCAGATCACGACAAACGACGGGAAAATCAAGGAAGGATATCTTACCGAAATCGGGGACTTCTATTCGATTTATACGATCGACTCGGGTTTGATTCGAATTCCCAAATCCTCGATCGTAGAAATGTCCACTCTGCGACAATGA
- a CDS encoding RNA polymerase sigma factor, whose translation MSVTLDNVEYLYKSYYDKLKFFFLKSGITTETAEELCQETFIKVYNHREKFDATKGSESTWIYSIARNELIDFYRKSQKDKNVVEFSSWENLVSSFESSTYKLEEQKILMEKLKKSISILKEPERSIVILHCIHGKSIAETSERTGVAQRTVSRRLVSALTLLREELKSLGIDKTWLEGVKE comes from the coding sequence ATGAGTGTAACATTAGACAACGTCGAGTACCTTTATAAGAGTTACTACGATAAACTCAAGTTTTTCTTTTTAAAGTCTGGTATTACAACCGAGACAGCGGAAGAACTTTGCCAAGAAACTTTTATCAAGGTGTACAATCATCGGGAAAAGTTCGACGCAACCAAGGGATCGGAAAGTACTTGGATCTATTCGATTGCAAGAAACGAGCTGATTGATTTTTATCGTAAAAGTCAAAAGGACAAAAATGTCGTCGAATTTTCATCTTGGGAGAATTTGGTTTCTTCTTTTGAGTCCTCGACTTATAAGTTAGAAGAACAAAAAATCCTAATGGAGAAATTGAAGAAATCGATTTCCATTTTGAAAGAACCGGAAAGATCGATTGTTATTCTGCATTGTATACACGGAAAGTCCATCGCGGAGACTTCGGAGCGAACGGGAGTCGCACAAAGAACCGTGAGCAGAAGATTGGTATCCGCACTGACCCTTTTGAGAGAAGAATTAAAATCGTTGGGAATCGACAAAACCTGGCTGGAAGGAGTGAAGGAATGA
- a CDS encoding SGNH/GDSL hydrolase family protein has translation MVGDSISSFWPEELLDPFTVVKAAFPNRNTQQILTAAQNVQGHYRACTYNGGANDYLGVVSPVSDVRITETVQRQKDTIGIMKSKCDAIVVIGFWNVEAPWPIFAARQLNEKMKTTIHDEFILDPTAEITPDMLMDGGHLTYRGYQVLSPLIKESFRLGGILIQ, from the coding sequence ATGGTGGGGGACAGCATCTCCTCTTTTTGGCCGGAAGAATTGTTGGATCCGTTCACGGTTGTAAAAGCCGCGTTTCCGAATCGAAACACACAACAAATTTTAACCGCCGCGCAGAATGTACAAGGGCATTATAGAGCCTGCACGTATAACGGAGGGGCGAACGATTATTTGGGAGTTGTTTCTCCCGTGAGCGACGTTCGTATCACCGAAACGGTTCAAAGGCAAAAGGATACGATCGGGATTATGAAATCGAAATGTGATGCGATCGTAGTGATCGGTTTCTGGAACGTAGAAGCCCCTTGGCCCATCTTTGCCGCTCGCCAGTTGAACGAGAAGATGAAAACTACGATTCACGACGAATTCATATTGGATCCGACCGCGGAGATTACGCCCGATATGCTCATGGACGGAGGACATCTTACGTATAGGGGTTATCAGGTTTTGTCTCCGCTGATCAAGGAGTCGTTTCGTTTGGGCGGGATCTTGATCCAATGA